In a genomic window of Planctomycetota bacterium:
- a CDS encoding PilT/PilU family type 4a pilus ATPase codes for MKALFDHAAKSGASDLLITAGSPPIIRVDGDLHPVLNKPLAPEQTRALIWSLLSETQQEHFERQRELDFSLAVSGHLRFRANVYYQKGTVAGAFRLIPRSVPNLTQLGLPPVMGNLTLRTHGLILLTGPTGSGKSTTCAAMVDLINETRRCHIVTCEDPIEFVHENKRSIVDQREVYADTLSFSNALKYVLRQDPDVILVGEMRDPETIAAALTAAETGHLVIATLHTNDAIQAIDRIVDVFPPHQQEQIRTQLSFALLAIVAQQLIPRASGKGRLLATEVLIKNHAVAAHIREAKTHQTRSIIESSRAEGMITMDARLKELYESGQITYPELARRVSSPTFLHQVKKPTTLTPPQS; via the coding sequence ATGAAAGCGCTCTTCGACCACGCCGCAAAATCCGGCGCCTCCGATCTGCTCATCACCGCCGGCTCACCGCCCATCATTCGCGTCGATGGCGATCTCCATCCCGTCCTCAACAAGCCCCTCGCCCCCGAGCAGACCCGCGCCCTGATCTGGTCGCTCCTGAGCGAAACGCAGCAGGAACACTTCGAGCGCCAGCGCGAGCTGGACTTCTCCCTCGCCGTGTCCGGTCATCTCCGCTTCCGCGCCAACGTGTACTATCAGAAGGGAACCGTCGCCGGGGCGTTTCGTCTCATCCCCCGCTCCGTCCCGAACCTCACCCAGCTCGGACTCCCGCCCGTCATGGGCAATCTCACCCTCCGCACGCACGGCCTGATCCTCCTCACCGGCCCGACCGGCTCCGGCAAATCCACCACCTGCGCCGCCATGGTCGACCTCATCAATGAAACCCGACGCTGCCACATCGTCACCTGCGAAGACCCCATCGAATTCGTCCACGAAAACAAACGCTCCATCGTCGATCAACGCGAGGTCTACGCCGACACGCTCAGCTTCTCCAACGCACTCAAGTACGTCCTCCGTCAGGACCCCGATGTCATCCTCGTCGGCGAAATGCGCGACCCCGAAACCATCGCCGCCGCACTCACCGCCGCCGAGACCGGCCACCTCGTCATCGCAACCCTCCATACCAACGACGCCATCCAGGCCATCGACCGCATCGTCGACGTCTTCCCCCCGCACCAACAAGAACAAATCCGCACGCAATTGTCTTTCGCCCTCCTCGCCATCGTCGCGCAGCAGCTCATCCCCCGCGCCTCCGGCAAGGGACGCCTCCTCGCCACCGAAGTCCTCATCAAGAACCACGCCGTCGCCGCCCACATCCGCGAAGCCAAGACCCACCAGACCCGCTCCATCATCGAGTCCAGCCGCGCCGAAGGCATGATCACCATGGACGCCCGCCTCAAGGAACTCTACGAGTCCGGCCAAATCACCTACCCCGAACTCGCCCGCCGCGTCAGCTCCCCGACGTTTTTGCATCAGGTCAAAAAGCCCACCACGCTCACCCCCCCGCAGTCGTAA
- a CDS encoding EAL domain-containing protein: protein MDLAPLNIPYLWVVGLSMAAALMFLAAGRALSRRKPRILTVPSKPAPDAHSLLDGLLASALGGVIVLRAVRDPSREIIDFEIRMTNPAAEQLVGRCGQHMMGASLLSLLPCVRASGLFEDALTVVTSGLPFRADRYIRQTETWYQIAAVRHGDGLVVTFADINHRKSTEEQLRHAAEHDALTALPNRKHFTEHLEQAIHRARRSPAYRFAVLFLDFDRFKIINDSLGHEAGDQLLINIAQRLTTNLRSVDTASHGRTAGHLPARLGGDEFVVLLDGIGSEDAAAAAARRLLDAFAKPHRIAGHEVVSTASIGIVLFDPRYTQADEMLRDADTAMYQAKSDGKARFVIFDEAMHQAIVDRLALERELRQAVADCAFELYYEPIVALDDGKLAGFEALIRWPHPTRGLIMPDQFITLAEELGLIPDIGRWVIQTAARQWRAWRNAHPNMQHCTIGVNLSRHQLFDPTLLDTVRDAIAESELPPGALRIEVTESVVMTDMDHMSRVLTDLKSLGVQLAMDDFGTGHSSLHCLHRLPLDVLKIDRSFISRESPRNKHYSAIVHAIMALAHNLHMQVVAEGVETADQLSMLQALTCNFAQGYHLSRPLPPDQAERLFQTTCPLPAPPAPPASTGRASSYTARPKPSAILPS, encoded by the coding sequence ATGGACCTGGCCCCGCTCAACATTCCGTATCTGTGGGTCGTGGGACTGAGCATGGCGGCGGCGCTGATGTTCCTTGCGGCCGGACGCGCCCTTTCACGACGCAAGCCGCGCATCCTCACCGTGCCAAGCAAGCCCGCCCCCGATGCGCACTCGCTATTGGACGGCCTGCTCGCCAGCGCGCTCGGCGGCGTCATCGTCCTCCGAGCCGTGCGCGATCCGTCGCGCGAGATCATCGACTTCGAAATCCGCATGACCAACCCCGCCGCCGAACAACTTGTCGGACGCTGCGGGCAGCACATGATGGGCGCTTCGCTCCTGTCGCTGTTGCCGTGCGTGCGCGCGTCGGGCCTCTTTGAAGATGCCCTGACGGTCGTGACCAGCGGGCTGCCCTTCCGCGCCGACCGCTACATCCGGCAGACCGAGACGTGGTACCAGATCGCCGCGGTGCGCCACGGCGACGGACTCGTCGTGACCTTCGCCGACATCAATCACCGCAAGAGCACCGAGGAGCAGTTGCGACACGCCGCCGAGCATGACGCCCTGACCGCCCTGCCCAATCGCAAGCATTTCACCGAGCATCTCGAACAGGCCATCCACCGCGCCCGCCGTTCGCCGGCCTACCGTTTTGCCGTGCTTTTCCTCGATTTCGACCGCTTCAAGATCATCAACGACAGTCTCGGCCACGAAGCCGGCGATCAACTGCTCATCAACATCGCTCAGCGCCTCACCACCAATCTCCGCAGCGTCGACACCGCCTCGCACGGCCGAACCGCCGGACATCTGCCCGCGCGCCTCGGCGGCGACGAGTTCGTCGTCCTCCTCGACGGCATCGGCTCCGAAGACGCCGCCGCCGCCGCCGCGCGACGACTGCTCGACGCCTTCGCCAAGCCGCACCGCATCGCCGGCCATGAAGTCGTCTCCACCGCCAGCATCGGCATCGTCCTCTTCGATCCCCGATACACGCAGGCCGACGAAATGCTCCGCGACGCCGACACCGCCATGTACCAGGCCAAGTCCGACGGCAAAGCCCGCTTCGTCATCTTCGATGAAGCCATGCACCAGGCCATCGTCGACCGCCTCGCTCTCGAGCGCGAGCTGCGGCAGGCCGTCGCCGACTGCGCGTTCGAGCTTTACTACGAACCGATCGTCGCGCTCGATGACGGCAAGCTCGCCGGCTTCGAAGCGCTGATCCGCTGGCCCCATCCGACGCGCGGACTGATCATGCCCGATCAGTTCATCACACTCGCCGAGGAGCTGGGACTCATCCCCGACATCGGCCGATGGGTCATCCAGACCGCCGCACGCCAGTGGCGCGCCTGGCGCAATGCACACCCCAACATGCAACACTGCACCATCGGCGTCAACCTCTCGCGGCATCAACTCTTTGACCCAACCCTCCTCGACACCGTCCGCGACGCGATCGCCGAGTCCGAACTCCCCCCCGGCGCCCTCCGCATCGAAGTCACCGAGTCCGTCGTCATGACCGACATGGATCACATGTCCCGCGTCCTCACCGACCTCAAATCCCTCGGCGTCCAGCTCGCCATGGACGACTTCGGCACCGGGCACTCCTCCCTTCATTGCCTTCACCGACTCCCCCTCGACGTCCTGAAAATCGACCGCAGTTTCATCTCCCGCGAGTCGCCCAGGAACAAGCACTACTCCGCCATCGTTCACGCCATCATGGCCCTCGCGCACAATCTGCACATGCAGGTCGTCGCCGAAGGCGTCGAAACCGCCGACCAACTCTCCATGCTCCAGGCCCTCACCTGCAACTTCGCACAGGGCTATCACCTCTCCCGCCCCCTCCCGCCTGATCAGGCCGAGCGCCTCTTCCAAACCACCTGCCCCCTCCCCGCTCCCCCGGCCCCGCCCGCTTCAACGGGTCGGGCCTCGTCCTACACCGCCCGCCCCAAACCCTCCGCTATACTGCCTTCATGA
- a CDS encoding M3 family oligoendopeptidase — translation MTTTPTAPSFSDIDVSNWASLEPHFRELIDRPIDSAGALHQWVMDLTALCEIVWEYGSRRNIENACHTDDEAVEQAYMHYVREIQPRLQPVIFEIQKKYLANEHHAELTAGGYDMMLREWRTDVEQFREKNIPLDTQITELATQYGKIMGAMTVEFRGETCTLPQLARFLEETDRPTRREAWEASVNRRMLDGETVEDIFEKLLKLRHEMAINADSADFRDYMWLARKRFDYTPADCLSFGDAVEAVCMPRIRALDKQRREALKLEALRPWDTSVDVRGRSPLRPFDPKDIAGFVEKTRKLFDRISPELGRQFDSLREHGDLDLESRLGKRPGGFQASLEASKRPFIFMNAAGVQHDVETLVHEGGHAFHYLASRSIPNVFVRHAPLEFCEVASMSMETIASDHYDLFYADEATAARAKRRQLEGLVRMFPWIATIDGFQHWLYTHPGHSRDERTAAWLDLQRRFASDVIDWTGYEQVQRTLWHRQVHLFSYPFYYIEYGIAQLGALGVWLNYKRDPKTALAKLLDAFALGGTVPLPTLFETAGVKFQFTRATLEPLIAAVETELAALPV, via the coding sequence ATGACCACCACTCCCACCGCGCCGTCGTTTTCCGACATCGATGTCTCCAACTGGGCCTCGCTCGAGCCGCATTTCCGCGAGCTGATCGACCGGCCGATCGACTCGGCGGGCGCGCTGCATCAGTGGGTGATGGATCTGACCGCCCTGTGCGAGATCGTCTGGGAATACGGGTCGCGGCGGAACATCGAAAACGCCTGCCACACCGACGACGAAGCCGTCGAGCAGGCGTACATGCACTACGTCCGCGAGATTCAGCCCCGCCTTCAGCCGGTCATCTTCGAGATTCAGAAAAAGTACCTCGCCAACGAGCATCACGCCGAGCTGACCGCCGGCGGGTACGACATGATGCTGCGCGAATGGCGCACCGATGTCGAGCAGTTCCGCGAGAAGAACATCCCGCTCGACACGCAGATCACCGAGCTGGCGACGCAGTACGGCAAGATCATGGGCGCCATGACCGTCGAATTCCGCGGCGAAACCTGCACGCTTCCGCAGCTCGCGCGCTTCCTTGAAGAAACGGACCGCCCGACGCGACGCGAAGCATGGGAAGCGAGCGTGAACCGGCGCATGCTCGATGGCGAAACGGTGGAAGACATTTTCGAGAAGCTGCTGAAGCTCCGCCACGAGATGGCGATCAACGCCGACAGCGCCGACTTCCGCGACTACATGTGGCTCGCCAGGAAGCGCTTCGACTACACACCGGCCGACTGTCTGTCGTTCGGCGACGCGGTCGAAGCGGTCTGCATGCCGCGCATCCGGGCGCTGGACAAGCAGCGGCGCGAAGCGCTGAAGCTTGAGGCGCTGAGGCCATGGGACACGAGCGTGGACGTGCGCGGCCGGTCGCCCCTGCGGCCGTTCGACCCGAAGGACATCGCCGGATTCGTCGAGAAAACCCGCAAGCTTTTCGACCGCATCAGCCCCGAGCTCGGTCGGCAGTTCGATTCGCTGCGCGAGCACGGCGACCTGGACCTGGAGAGCCGGCTGGGCAAGCGCCCGGGCGGATTTCAGGCGTCGCTGGAAGCGAGCAAGCGTCCGTTCATTTTCATGAACGCGGCGGGCGTGCAGCATGATGTCGAGACGCTCGTGCACGAAGGCGGGCACGCCTTCCACTACCTCGCCTCGCGCTCGATTCCCAACGTCTTCGTGCGTCACGCCCCGCTGGAGTTCTGCGAAGTGGCGAGCATGTCGATGGAGACGATCGCTTCCGATCACTACGACCTGTTCTACGCCGACGAAGCCACCGCCGCCCGCGCCAAACGCCGGCAGCTCGAAGGGCTCGTCCGCATGTTCCCCTGGATCGCGACGATCGACGGGTTCCAGCACTGGCTCTACACGCACCCCGGTCATTCGCGCGACGAGCGCACCGCCGCCTGGCTCGATCTGCAGCGCCGATTCGCCAGCGACGTCATCGACTGGACCGGCTACGAGCAGGTGCAGCGCACGCTCTGGCACCGGCAGGTGCATCTGTTCTCGTACCCGTTCTACTACATCGAATACGGCATCGCGCAGCTCGGCGCGCTGGGCGTCTGGCTCAACTACAAGCGCGATCCGAAGACGGCGCTCGCCAAACTGCTCGACGCGTTCGCGCTCGGCGGCACCGTCCCGCTGCCGACGCTCTTCGAAACCGCCGGCGTCAAATTCCAGTTCACCCGCGCCACGCTCGAGCCCCTCATCGCCGCCGTCGAAACCGAACTGGCCGCGCTGCCCGTCTGA
- a CDS encoding argininosuccinate synthase — translation MAQGNDPKKIVLAYSGGLDTSVILPWLKKRYPGVKLVAFAAELGQGSELKGIEKKAYASGADEVVVKDLRREFAEEYCYAMLRAHAVYENDYLLGTSIARPLIAKHQVLVAHKTGADAVGHGATGKGNDQVRFELTAMALDPKLKIISPWKDPQFIADGLTDRETAIDYAKQHNIPIAQTKKKIYSQDRNLWHISHEGAEIEHPDSEPNWGHCLTMSVPPEKAPAKGAVVEIEFKAGNPVAVDGRKLRGEALIAALNEIGGKHGVGITVLVENRLVGMKSRGVYETPGGTILYEAHKAMQHLCLERDTYHLAQQLSLRYAELVYNGQWFHPMRQSLQAFFDHVNENLTGKVKVKLYKGRALAIASSSPKSLYDTKLASFAMGGYDITAARGFIDLFGLPAKVYGARHPWKD, via the coding sequence ATGGCTCAAGGCAATGACCCCAAGAAGATCGTGCTCGCCTACTCCGGCGGGCTGGACACGAGCGTGATTCTCCCCTGGCTCAAGAAGCGCTACCCCGGCGTGAAGCTCGTCGCCTTCGCCGCCGAACTCGGACAGGGCAGCGAACTGAAGGGCATCGAGAAAAAGGCCTACGCCAGCGGGGCGGACGAAGTCGTCGTCAAGGACCTGCGGCGTGAATTCGCGGAAGAGTATTGCTACGCCATGCTCCGCGCGCACGCCGTGTATGAAAACGATTACCTGCTGGGCACGTCCATCGCCCGCCCGCTCATCGCCAAGCATCAGGTCCTCGTCGCGCACAAGACCGGCGCCGACGCGGTCGGCCACGGCGCGACCGGCAAGGGCAATGATCAGGTGCGCTTCGAGCTGACGGCGATGGCGCTGGACCCGAAGCTCAAGATCATCAGCCCCTGGAAAGACCCGCAGTTCATCGCCGACGGACTGACCGACCGCGAGACCGCCATCGACTACGCCAAACAGCACAACATTCCGATCGCGCAGACCAAGAAAAAGATCTACTCGCAGGACCGCAATCTCTGGCATATCTCCCACGAAGGCGCGGAGATCGAGCACCCGGACAGCGAACCGAACTGGGGTCACTGCCTGACGATGAGCGTCCCCCCGGAAAAAGCCCCGGCCAAGGGCGCGGTCGTCGAGATCGAGTTCAAGGCGGGCAATCCCGTCGCCGTCGATGGCAGGAAACTGCGCGGCGAAGCGCTGATCGCGGCGCTGAACGAGATCGGCGGCAAGCACGGCGTGGGCATCACGGTACTCGTCGAGAATCGCCTCGTCGGCATGAAGAGCCGGGGCGTGTACGAAACGCCCGGCGGGACGATCCTGTATGAAGCCCACAAGGCGATGCAGCATCTTTGCCTCGAACGCGACACGTATCACCTCGCCCAGCAGCTTTCGCTCCGGTACGCCGAGCTGGTGTACAACGGGCAATGGTTCCACCCGATGCGCCAGTCGCTTCAGGCCTTCTTCGATCACGTCAACGAAAACCTGACCGGCAAGGTGAAGGTCAAGCTCTACAAGGGCCGGGCGCTGGCCATCGCCAGCTCGTCGCCCAAGAGCTTGTACGACACGAAGCTCGCCAGTTTCGCGATGGGCGGCTACGACATCACCGCCGCCCGCGGGTTCATCGACCTCTTCGGCCTGCCCGCCAAGGTGTACGGCGCGCGGCATCCGTGGAAGGACTGA
- a CDS encoding twin-arginine translocation pathway signal protein, with translation MSISRRRFIADSTTAAAAVTLLASAGATSRAAADSTHAFVSPWAASLDRVWLGREFWANPLQDWRVANGAAECINARPNANVHLLTRIVTDRPGSLTASVRIARPDANQPVGQGKGSAGFRIGVKGDQDDYRDNLLTHQGIDAGFSADGRLFIGPMHEARPGLIKLDVPAVDLTLAAAPEGNDKYALTLTARNAADGSELGKVTAKLPAARLPGNLTLVNNFGAMGNQRKEAPNVAGLGRFTFADWKVDGDKLDAHDERHFGPILFSQYTLSNKILKLSVQLPPLGKDDNLSAELQVNEGGAWKTIAKADIDTAAYLAVFRVEKWDDTKDHDYRVRYDLKEKSGSAEHTWAGVIRRDPVDKPVITVADISCNAHYLFPNAPYVRRTAMLDPDLVLFVGDQFYEPSGGYGVVRKPVDMAMLDELRKWYLHGWTWRELTRDRPSVAMPDDHDVYQGNIWGDDGRACTGTQESGGYEMDAAWVNVVHRSQTAHLPDPYDPQPIKQGISVYYCPMTWGRISFAIIADRMFKTGPDGFVPKTGSRADHVVDPNWDPKTADLPGAHMLGDRQIKFLEQWVSQWRGADIKCVISQTAFTGMATTHGGNRERLVADYDSNGWPQTPRNEALRVIRKAFACHLCGDQHLNAVVQYGVDEHRDGPITFIGPAVNNLYPRWFEPTKPGENRKPDAPENTGDFRDCFGHPMTVLAVDNPKVQWRRDSMTHMQEDWRAALGIARFDKANRKISYESWLMGVDPKPDNQIPGWPVVFEVMDNYAKKPVAYLPSLTITGCDSPAVDVRDEKGELVYSIRLPKPSFQPHVFAEGSYTVRVYDPESDRAVEKNLDAKAKNDERMTVAL, from the coding sequence ATGTCCATCTCGCGTCGCCGTTTCATCGCCGATTCCACCACTGCCGCCGCCGCCGTCACGCTGCTCGCCTCCGCCGGCGCGACAAGCCGGGCCGCCGCCGACTCGACCCACGCCTTCGTCAGTCCGTGGGCCGCTTCGCTCGACCGCGTCTGGCTCGGCCGCGAATTCTGGGCCAATCCATTACAGGACTGGCGCGTCGCCAACGGCGCCGCCGAGTGCATCAACGCCCGGCCCAACGCCAATGTGCATCTGCTCACCCGCATCGTTACGGATCGCCCCGGTTCACTGACCGCCTCCGTCCGCATTGCCCGCCCCGACGCCAACCAGCCGGTCGGACAAGGCAAGGGATCCGCCGGTTTCCGCATCGGCGTCAAGGGTGATCAGGACGACTATCGCGACAATCTGCTGACGCATCAGGGCATCGATGCCGGTTTCTCCGCCGATGGCCGCCTCTTCATCGGCCCGATGCACGAGGCCAGGCCCGGCTTGATCAAGCTCGACGTCCCCGCCGTCGATCTGACGCTCGCCGCCGCGCCCGAGGGCAATGACAAGTACGCGCTGACGCTCACCGCGCGCAACGCCGCCGACGGCTCCGAGCTGGGCAAAGTCACCGCCAAACTCCCCGCCGCCCGACTGCCCGGCAATCTGACGCTCGTCAACAATTTCGGCGCGATGGGCAATCAGCGCAAGGAAGCTCCCAACGTGGCGGGGCTCGGCCGGTTCACCTTCGCCGACTGGAAAGTCGACGGCGACAAGCTCGATGCCCACGACGAGCGGCACTTCGGCCCGATCCTCTTTTCGCAGTACACGCTCTCCAACAAAATCCTCAAGCTCTCCGTCCAGTTGCCCCCGCTCGGCAAGGACGACAATCTGTCCGCCGAGCTTCAGGTGAATGAGGGCGGCGCGTGGAAGACGATCGCCAAGGCGGACATCGACACCGCGGCGTATCTGGCGGTCTTCCGCGTCGAAAAATGGGACGACACGAAGGACCACGACTACCGCGTCCGTTATGACCTGAAGGAAAAATCCGGCTCCGCCGAGCACACATGGGCCGGCGTCATCCGTCGCGATCCCGTCGACAAACCCGTCATCACCGTCGCCGACATCTCCTGTAACGCGCATTACCTGTTTCCCAATGCGCCGTACGTCCGGCGCACCGCGATGCTCGACCCGGACCTGGTGCTCTTCGTCGGCGACCAGTTCTACGAACCGTCCGGCGGGTACGGCGTCGTGCGCAAGCCCGTCGATATGGCGATGCTCGATGAGCTTCGCAAGTGGTACCTGCACGGATGGACTTGGCGCGAGCTGACGCGTGATCGGCCGAGCGTGGCGATGCCCGACGATCACGATGTGTATCAGGGCAACATCTGGGGCGACGACGGCCGGGCATGCACGGGAACGCAGGAATCCGGCGGGTATGAAATGGACGCGGCGTGGGTCAACGTCGTGCATCGCTCGCAGACCGCGCATCTGCCCGATCCGTATGACCCGCAGCCGATCAAGCAGGGCATCAGCGTCTACTACTGCCCGATGACCTGGGGCCGCATCAGCTTCGCCATCATCGCTGACCGCATGTTCAAGACCGGGCCCGACGGGTTCGTGCCCAAGACCGGCTCGCGCGCCGATCATGTGGTCGATCCCAACTGGGATCCGAAAACCGCCGACCTGCCGGGGGCGCACATGCTCGGCGATCGGCAGATCAAGTTCCTCGAACAATGGGTCAGTCAATGGCGCGGCGCCGACATCAAATGCGTCATCTCGCAGACGGCGTTTACGGGCATGGCCACCACGCACGGCGGCAATCGCGAGCGGCTCGTCGCCGACTACGACTCCAACGGCTGGCCGCAGACCCCGCGCAATGAAGCGCTCCGCGTCATCCGCAAGGCCTTCGCCTGTCACCTCTGCGGCGACCAGCATCTCAACGCCGTGGTGCAGTACGGCGTCGACGAGCACCGCGACGGGCCGATCACTTTCATCGGACCGGCGGTGAACAATCTCTACCCCCGCTGGTTCGAGCCGACCAAACCCGGCGAGAACCGCAAGCCCGATGCACCCGAAAACACCGGCGACTTCCGCGATTGTTTCGGTCACCCGATGACCGTGCTGGCCGTCGACAATCCGAAGGTGCAGTGGCGCCGCGATTCGATGACGCACATGCAGGAGGACTGGCGGGCGGCTCTGGGCATTGCGCGCTTCGACAAGGCCAATCGAAAGATCAGCTACGAATCGTGGCTCATGGGCGTTGATCCGAAGCCGGACAATCAGATCCCCGGCTGGCCGGTCGTATTTGAGGTGATGGACAATTACGCCAAGAAGCCCGTGGCGTATCTGCCGTCGCTGACCATCACGGGCTGCGACAGCCCGGCCGTGGACGTGCGCGATGAAAAGGGCGAGCTGGTGTATTCGATCCGCCTGCCCAAGCCGTCGTTCCAGCCGCACGTCTTCGCGGAAGGTTCATACACGGTGCGCGTGTACGACCCCGAATCCGATCGCGCCGTCGAGAAGAACCTCGACGCGAAGGCGAAAAACGATGAGCGGATGACGGTTGCGCTTTGA
- a CDS encoding prolyl oligopeptidase family serine peptidase yields the protein MQKLLITLIVLAVAPLTLAQEKTGVDAYEAKELKYTGGEYKDHAFAYRLMKPAKIEPGRKYPLIVFLHGAGERGADNLAQLKFLPTWMSTAEMREKYPCYLLAPQCPTNHKWVNVDWSAKKNAMPDEPADEMKAVIEMLHRTMKEEAVDSDRVYLTGLSMGGYGTWDLAARHADWFAAAAPICGGGDENQAGKYVGLPLWAWHGDADNAVPVQRSRNMIEAIKKAGGEPKYTELPGVGHNSWTEAYTRADGVVPWLFEQKRGK from the coding sequence ATGCAAAAACTCCTCATCACACTGATCGTGCTGGCCGTCGCGCCGCTGACTTTGGCACAGGAGAAGACCGGCGTGGACGCCTACGAAGCGAAGGAACTCAAGTACACGGGAGGCGAATACAAGGATCACGCCTTCGCATACCGTCTGATGAAACCGGCGAAGATCGAGCCGGGCAGGAAGTATCCCTTGATTGTGTTCCTGCACGGCGCGGGCGAGCGCGGTGCGGACAATCTGGCGCAGCTCAAGTTTCTGCCGACGTGGATGAGCACGGCCGAGATGCGCGAAAAGTATCCGTGCTATCTGCTCGCGCCGCAGTGTCCGACGAATCACAAGTGGGTCAACGTCGATTGGAGCGCCAAGAAGAACGCCATGCCCGACGAACCGGCCGACGAGATGAAGGCGGTCATCGAGATGCTGCACCGGACGATGAAGGAGGAAGCGGTCGATTCGGATCGGGTGTACCTGACGGGGTTGTCGATGGGCGGGTACGGGACATGGGATCTGGCGGCCCGACACGCCGACTGGTTCGCCGCGGCGGCGCCGATCTGCGGAGGCGGTGATGAGAATCAGGCGGGCAAGTATGTGGGGCTGCCGTTGTGGGCATGGCACGGCGATGCGGACAATGCGGTGCCGGTGCAGCGGAGCCGAAACATGATCGAAGCGATCAAAAAGGCGGGGGGCGAGCCCAAATACACGGAGCTGCCGGGCGTGGGGCACAACAGTTGGACCGAGGCGTACACGCGGGCGGACGGCGTGGTGCCATGGCTCTTCGAGCAGAAACGCGGCAAATAG
- a CDS encoding DUF692 family protein — MTAPRMGYPNLGLGVGLRTVHFGHILEHRPAVDWFEIISENFIDSGGRPRHVLDQIAAHYPIVMHGVSMSIGSTDPLNIPYLRKLKKLAGEINARWISDHLCWTGVAGVNSHDLLPLPMNEASLRHVIERIRIVQDVLERPLVLENPSSYVTFTDSTMDEWEFVTRMAAEADCGLLLDVNNVYVSSFNHDMDPHTFIRSLPHERIVQFHLAGHSNYITHLIDTHDDHVIDPVWELYALAHELTGGVSTLLEWDAKIPPFDEMHAEVLKARRYMAAHLVGAGAAGSVRNPADETRDNADWVPHPLHHVRPEVE; from the coding sequence ATGACCGCGCCGCGCATGGGTTATCCGAATCTCGGGCTCGGGGTGGGATTGCGCACCGTGCACTTCGGGCACATCCTCGAACATCGTCCGGCCGTCGACTGGTTCGAGATCATCAGCGAAAACTTCATCGACTCCGGCGGACGCCCGCGGCACGTGCTCGATCAGATCGCCGCGCACTACCCGATCGTCATGCACGGCGTGTCCATGTCGATCGGCTCCACCGACCCATTGAACATTCCCTATCTGCGCAAGCTCAAGAAACTCGCCGGCGAAATCAACGCGCGCTGGATCAGCGATCACCTGTGCTGGACCGGCGTCGCCGGCGTGAACAGTCACGACCTCTTGCCGCTGCCGATGAACGAAGCTTCGCTGCGCCATGTGATCGAGCGCATCCGCATCGTGCAGGATGTGCTTGAGCGCCCGCTCGTTCTCGAAAATCCGTCGAGCTATGTGACGTTCACGGATTCAACGATGGACGAATGGGAGTTCGTGACGCGCATGGCGGCGGAGGCGGACTGCGGGCTGCTGCTGGATGTCAACAACGTGTACGTGTCGAGCTTCAATCACGACATGGACCCGCACACGTTCATCCGCTCCCTCCCGCACGAACGCATCGTGCAGTTCCACCTGGCCGGTCACAGCAACTACATCACCCACCTGATCGACACGCACGACGATCACGTGATTGATCCGGTGTGGGAGCTTTACGCACTGGCGCACGAATTGACCGGCGGCGTGAGCACGCTGCTGGAATGGGACGCGAAGATTCCGCCCTTCGACGAAATGCACGCCGAGGTGCTCAAGGCCCGGCGTTACATGGCCGCGCATCTCGTCGGCGCCGGCGCGGCCGGAAGCGTTCGCAACCCCGCCGACGAAACCCGCGACAACGCCGACTGGGTGCCGCATCCGTTGCATCATGTTCGGCCGGAAGTGGAGTGA